The sequence aaaaacacagtgcttcttttcttaaagaaatgtttaggggtactctccttttcctactgcccctcaatgaggccaaacttagattcacaaaatatttaggggtacatgcatacccctgcaccccccccagaaaaagcactgtaaaaacataataaaatgttcaACATGTTCCCAATGTtttcagccttcagatgtcttctaaaagttgtgcagatctttatctccttgacatctgatgggagggtgttccacagggagggtgccactgccaagaaggccctctggctggttaaTGATTAATacagcctccttcctcttccaggGAGATATTTCTGTCTGTCCCATGTGTAGTTTGCATGACATGAACATCAGAGTTACCCCACGTTTTGAGAATCTTCTGCCTTCATAGTACAAAGTAATGAAAAAACTGCATCTCCCCAGTGCAATTGAAGGACTTTCTTGTACAGTGTGGATTTGTATTGCACTAGATTCCTTTGCTCGTTTTTATTCCTGCAGTGCTAAGCAAGTGCATTAACCAAATTTTAAACAGCCCATCACGGTGTCTTTTCTCTTGCTCAGGTCTGACTTTTCCCTCTCCAAGTATGTCAAGTTAGCAAGGATTAAAGAGAAAGAGAACTTCAGTGAGAAGGAAAATTTGAATCCTGAAAGGCTCAAGGTCAGAAGCCAAAGGTTATGATTTGCAACAGAACGGATTTAAGAATTAATTGTAGATTAATTGTTGCATGCTTTTTACTCATAGATCAGGGCAGGGATGAGGAAAGTTTTGTTGTGTGTGCCTCATTGCCAGTTTGAAATATGTAAATTGGCAAACATGGAGGAGGCCCATTCTTCATCCCGTTCAGATGGACACATGGTgcaatttatattgttttatgggTATGGGGAgctcttcttgttttcttcatACTCTTATCTGTAAAGAAGGCTCTTTTTGTGAAGGCTGAATTCATTTATATGGCTCACTACTGTCAGTGGGACTTGACTACCTATCACTAAGACAgcccttttctttattttctacCATCGCAACAATCCTATGCATTATGAAGTGTCGctattatttccattttacagGTGCAGGACTGAGGCAAAGAGGCAATGATTAATGTCACACCATGAATCCATGACAGAAGTGTACTCACTAACTCTTTATCTCCCTAACTGGCACTAGAAGATCAGTTAAAACTCACTGGCCTTAGTGGGAATTAACGGTGCGGCTAGCCAGACAAAGCAAGTTGGCAAAAGCTTTTTAGcacctgtaatggttctaggggttgctcgtgctgggttgcctggctgggttgcctgagtgaaccttttctgtccggacagccactcacccgtggctgtctcaatcgctggcagaatccgtcagtgggcgtttcttaaacttcttccagcaaagaagctctttgacgcctagtctcctcctactctctctgcgcgaaagccttctgcgcaaggagggcgtaggcagcggaggacccctactctccccgctggtccccggcaaggagtcatgggaccgcctcgccgcttccgccatctgccccccttctccactggtgctacgccgattctcttccccagaagatgggctgcctctcccaatcccgggacgctctctggaatccctctggattttgctctctccctctggcactgatggcagttccctgacagcactgTTTACAAGAGAATTGTAATACATCATAGGAATTTTAACACTTTTAatacagcgctctctctctctctctctctctctctctctctctgtgtgtgtgtgtgtgtgtgtatgtgtgtatgtaatttttattttgtgtgcTTGCAGGCTCTCATAAACTATTTAGATTCTCCTGTGGAACTTGAGCAACTCTATGCAGCTCAGGTAAAGTTAAGACTTCTTATCTGTTTATTTTTGAGCTTGGCAAAGCCTTTCGaaaggcttgttgttgttgttgttctccccTTCCAGATTTCCTTTAATAAATGAGTGAtatctgcttttaaaagaaacacaacaaAAAGCAACAAAGCTAAGTTTATCAGAATTTTAAAAGCGTGCCAAGATTCCGGCTCAGAAATCATATTGCAGATTAAGTCCTTTTACtggttaaactttggaactcactgataatggccaccagcttagatgactttaaaagaaaattagatAAATTCGTGCAGGATAAGGCAACCAAGGGCTGCTAGCCATCATGGCTGTCTCCAGTCAGACACAGTATGCTTCTGTGTATTAGTTGCTAGAAAGTGCTGGCAGGGAGATTGGTCATGTTCTCAGGTctggcttgcaggtttcccatgaaCATCTCttcgagaacaggatgctggacaagatgggtcattggcctgatccagcaggcccttccttTTTACATTAGCGGtaaggaattacagtggtacctcgattctcgaacgtaatccgttccggaagaccgtttgacttccgaaatgttcgaaaactgaggcgcaaagggctggctgcaagttcagttggaaaaattggaaaacatgcagtggaagccgtttgacttTCGAGGctcgttcaaaaatggaagcaattacttccgggttttcgatGTTCGAAAATTgaaatgttcggcttccaagacactcaaaaaccgaggtaccactgtatttcccatgGAAAGACACTGCGGTCTCATGTAAAAATTCAGATCCATGTGCCTATCAAATGTGTAGACCTTCTAGGAAAGGGCCATTGCTCATTGATAACAAATCTTCAGAAgctcccaagttcagtccctctCATCTCCAGGAAAGACTCGGAATGTCTCCTCTTTGAAACTCCAGAAAACCTCTGCCAATCAgtatagaaaatactgagctacatggaccagtggTCCAACTCACTATAAAGCAGATTCCTAGTAACCTTTTTCCTGCTATACAGAGTTCTGCGTACCTTAGGGATGCTTATTTACGGTATTTATTCTGGGTCAAGTTCGGAAAACCGGTTTGGAGGAATACAGAGGTGGCAAAGACCATTATTGGGGAAGCAAGGACCTTCATCTATTGGCCATGTTTGTGTGTTACACTAAATTGTCAGCGTAGGCGTGGTAACATCTGGTAAAGCCACTGTTAATTGTGTGTTTGCTTCTTTAAATTTTGTTAAGCTATAGAAGTATATATAtacttctatatatatatataccttgccgacaaagatccgtatagtaaaagctatggttttcacagtagtgatgtatggaagtgaaagctggactataaagaaggctgatcgccgaagaattgatgcttttgaattatggtgctggaggagactcttgagagtcccatggactgcaagaagatcaaacctatccattcttaaggaaatcagccctgagtgctcactggaaggacagatcgtgaagctgaggctccaatactttggccacctcatgagaagagaagactccctggaaaagaccctgatgttgggaaagatggcgggcacaaggagaaggggatgacagaggacgagatggtcggaTAGTGTtagcgaagctaccagcatgagtttgaccaaactgcgggaggcagtggaagacagaagtgcctggcgtgctctggtccatggggtcacgaagagtcagacacgactaaatgactaaacgactaaacaacaacaacaacaagctataGAAGTGACACAGCAGAAATAGAGCAAAGGTTTGGCTGGCCTCTAGACTCTCTGCCCATGTTGTGCTTCCCCAGAAGTCCTTTCAGCTAAAGCAGGAAACTTCGAAGTGGCGACTTGCCTTACCTTGCACCTGTTCCAGGTGGATGGGAACAGCTCAACTTGTTTATGGTAGGGGCAATAGTCTTGGAAAACGCCCTGGGGGGTGCCTCTGCAGCCCCAAACTCCAAGCGTCCTTCAGTAtgcgcagctctggaaaaggcattacCCTTCTTCTCCAGTGTGCTTCAGTGACATATATcaaatgatatatgcacactaatctagcataacacagcaagaagcatGAGACATCGTAGAGCTCATTATGTATTTACCcacacactatgtacagacaaaggaTTCATGGCGTCttctctctccagctccgagaggAAACAGGCAGGAacaagtaaaagcaaaagtacagtacaatagTACATACAgcagaagagataagactgtcttccattcccacactcttcccagacaggcatgtgatttacaccaatctcatctgcagcatcggAGTCGTGAAATactaacaaatacagtggtacctcgggttaagtacttaattcgttccggaggtccgttcttaacctgaaactgttcttaacctgaagcatcactttagctaatggggcctcctgctgctgccgcgctgccagagcacgatttctgttctcatcctgaagcaaagttcttaacctgaggtaatttctgggttagtggagtctgtaacctgaagcgtctgtaacctgaagcgtatgtaacctgaggtaccactatagtgggTGATGAATGCCTTTTGTTTGAAGATGTGGTGGACCAGAGAAAGCAATCGAGTGCGGGTCAGCTGTGTGCCTTTTCAAAGCCTCTCCAGAAAGCAGTCTTGTAGTTTGTAgtgcatttatatttttcaaGGCAGAAACAAATTTCTCTGCAGTTTCCTGCAGGAATTGGGAGAGGCCGTCCTAGTGATTATTCTGATTTCTCTGTCTGTCTTCCTAGGCCCTTGGACAACTCGGGGTTCCTGAGGAATCTGTCACATCTGCACTTTTTAAAACTGTAAGTAGAATCCCCATGGACTCTTGTCATCTTGTGATGGGCATTTGCAGACTTTTCTAACTAGATACTAAATGGGGCATTTGGCTAGTGCTGGTATAAATCTCCCTCATACTCCATAGCATCTGGGAGGGAGGAGTGTGATGGGAACGTGATATCATTGTGTGACACACACCACATGCCAGTTCACTAACTGTTACATGCAGGAGCAGTGAATTCTTGAATGTGGTGGCATCTCGTTATGCATTTCCTTTAACAGCTGTTTCTGGGGATACACATGGAGGGATGTGGGTCAGTGGCAGCCCTGCATCTCCTGTAACAtctagttaggtaaaggtaatgggacccctgaccgttaagtccagtcgtggatgactctggggttgcggcgctcatctcactttattggccgagggagccggcgtacagcttccgggtcatgtggccatcttgacgaagccacttctggcgaaccagagcagtgcatggaaatgccgtttaccttcccaccggagcggtacctatttctctacttgcacttcgtgcttgcgaactgctaggttggcaggagcagggaccgagcaacgggagctcatcccgccgcggggattcgaagcgccgaacttctgattggcaagccctatgctctgtggtttaacccacagctccacccgcgtcccaccctgCTAAGTTATCATATCTCACCATCATGTGTGTGACTCTTCTGAGGTTAAATATAGAGCCCCTTGTAACTGTGGACTGGAGCAAGACTCACCATAGTTATTGCTGGGGAAAGTTTTCGTACCATATTAAGAACTTGTTGGGGCTGGAGGGAATTTGCCTTACCATGCAGCATATGACTTTTCACAATTAATTTATAGGCATTTGCTTTTCACGCGCCTCCTCTGTGCTTATGCTATATATACAATCTTGGATTGAGCTGTGCCCTGGTGAGTGGGCAGGCAGGGTGCTTGGCTTTGGTCTTTCGAACCCTTCCACTTCTACTCTGTGCACCTGTGATATGCTTAGATGTTCATGCATGTATAagtaagtggtttccagctggcCTGCCATTAGTACTTATTCTCTCAGTTTCAGGAATGCAACAGCTTGCCTTTGCAGTATGAAGCAGCCCGGTCGCTGGCTTTGCTAGGTGAGTGACATTTCGCCTCTGATCATTATCTACACAACACAAGATCGTTCAGCACAGTTTGAAGCCAACTTGTTTGGACAGCCATAGTTAGCGCTGACCATGCCCCGGTTTGGACAGAAAAACAAACCAGAGTTAGATGGACTTGagctcttttcttccttcttccttctgggGTGGCTAATTTTCTATTATTACTCACAGAGGAATGCTCCCTGGTGCATTTATAGCAATCCTCATGTATTATAGGCCTTGTCACATGCAAGCAGAGGaggggttttttcctccctcaCAGCTTTCTTTTGCACATTTCACACTTGTGGCAGAATTGTAAAAGGTGACTTCCGGTCCAATCTGTTACAGGGATATAACCATTTGAGGTTCCTGTGTGGGCTGATATTTCAGATTACTTTCTGTTGGATTTGAATGTTTTGATTGCTTAGAACCCCCGGCCAATTTTTTTAGACACATGTGGACTTTGATTGAATTGGAGACTTCTATTTCCTGATGGACTTCAGAGTGAGATTAAGGAAGGAATCCTTGGACTGGGAGCAAGTCCAACTGAAATTAGTAGAATTTGTTTTCAGATAAACACACAGGCTCCAAATTGCCCAGTGATCTTTTTCAGAATGCCTTTGAAGACTGAAATCACATCTGTAAGCAAGATTTGAGCCAAGGCTCAGCCTTACAAACTTCTTTTGGATACCGCAGCTCAGCCTGGAATATCTGAAGTATTAATAACCAATCATAATAATAAGCAGCCTACTTTCACTTTTTGTTTGCTAAAGAGTATCAACATCCGTCCTCTCAAGCTGGCAAGCAGGTGTCGGTTTggtatttctgtttttaaagggggaaagaaatattCTGTCTAGAATATATATCCTCAGAATTGTTTTGCCTTGTAATGTGCTTCCCCTCCATTGTCACTTTATTTGTTTATCTTTTatctaattgtatttttattgctttgcattttattttgaatATGTTTATGTATGCCCGCAGAGAACTACAGTTAAGGGGTGGCAAATACTGCCGGTAATTAAATAAAACTTCCTGGGAGTTTTGCTTTCCCCTTTGATCACTGCCTCTTGATTCTCTGGAGCAGGTTGCCTAGATACCTCTGTAGTGAAAATGCTAATTAGACACCTAAAGGATGCGAGTCTGAATCGGAGAGAAGATACACTGAGTGCGTTGAAGGTATCCCTGCAGGCCTGGTCAATGACACCTGAACTTGAGGTAATATGTGGGGCTGTATTACAGATAGACATGTGCTCTGCCAGTCTCTTTCTGGGCCTATTTAAACAGCTTTCAGATCACTGTTGCACCTAATGCAGCTGCTCTCTTTCCCTAGTGGTATTGGATAGGTGCCCGGTCCAGTTTAATCCGAAATCTGCGACGGTTGGTGAACCTACAAGATCCCATGGACAGCGTAATATTCGATGCAGCCCTTTGCTTAGGGTACCTGGACAAGTATAATCCAATCGCACAAGAGACTATGTTCATGTGCTTGTCCCAGGACGACTGTCAGAGGAAAATTCAGGTGGGGCTGTTACATAAATGGACAGAGAGATCTGAGTTGTGCTTTGTGGTCCGAATACCTCTATGAAGTGAGTCCCTGGGAAATATTTGCCCCGGGACAATCACAGGGGAAAGGAGAAACAAAACTTGTTATGCATTCTGCCTTCTCACAGGGCAGGGGGCGAAGTTGCAGTTATTGCTCATTCCCCATGTTTAAGAGaatataaaaatgcacatttatcAGCCACCTTCCCCAGTTTGCTTCCCTTTTTCTTAGCTAGTCATGGCCTTGAGATGGGAGAAATCTGCTATGCATAGGAATAGCCATAATCAAGAACATTTACCCCAGATCTGTACTGTGGCTGCACCCAATAGTGGATGAAGGTGCGAGTGGAGGGAATCAGATTTAGGctgtagagcagtgtttcccagccctgggtctccaactgtttgtggactacaactcccatcatccctagcaattaagaccagtggtcagggatgatgggaattgtagactgaaaaaaaagctggagacccaagtttgggaaacactgctgtaGAGCTATGGTGAAGCTTTTTCTAATACCTCATTGACCGTATATCATTTGTTTGTACATTTGCACATTCTCCATGGAAGCTAGAAGCTTACTTTTTAAaacctggtttgtttgtttttctaaagaAAAGCCAAGAAGAAAAAGACACAACTTTAGGATTCAGTTGAAAGGATTTAAACTGTAGAAGATCAGATTCCTAATACGCCGTCGGGAGAAGAGTTGGGCGATTGCATTAAGTTGTTTTGGGATCTCCTTTCCTACAGTTTGTCAGGAGTTCAGGTTCAGGGTCTGTCGTATTATTTTAATGCTACCTTTAATATTATTTAGTTAAATGAGACTTATTGGCATGAAGCCCAAATTGTCTTCCTCTCCACACATCTTAGCCCACTTTGAACACATGTTCTCTCTCCATCCATGTATTCCTCTTCTAGGCTTTGGCCATGCTGGTAAAGCAAATGGCCATAGTGGACCCTGTAGTTATCAAAACTGTTATTGACCAGCTTCAGCGTTCTCCTTTGTACAAGGTGAGCAAATTTTGTTCTGTAGAACCCTTTCTGTGGTATtgagccagtacagtggtacctcgggttaagtacttaattcgttccagaggtccgtacttaacctgaaactgttcttaatctgaagcaccactttagctaatggggcctcctgctgctgcacgatttctgttctcatcctgaaacaaagttcttaacccgaggtaatatttctgggttagcggactgtATCTCAATTTTGGCTGAATTTCCCTTCCACTCTTTTGCTCATCCATGTATCCAAAAATTTGCTTACTATTTTCTCTCTACATGCTTTTTCATggatgaatttggctgaaaatataGATTTGTCtgagcttctctctctctgtttagcTATCTTACAGAATGATTCTATTTAtctatatttactcagaaataagttcctgggggtcaggggtcagcaacctttttcagctgtgcgCTGgcccaccatccctcagaccatgtggggggccggactatattttggaaaaagaatatgaacaaattcctatgccccacaaataacccagagatgcattttaaataaaaggacacattctacttatgtaaaaacacgctgattcccagaccatccatgggccggattgagaaggtgattgggccgcatccagcccacaggccttaggttgcctacccctgctgtgGGTTCAATGGGACCCCTTCCCAAGGGTTTATGTCTGGAACTTGTTTTTCCTGCACAGTTCTGGATCATTTCAAATAATAATCTCAATGGAATGGCctcagaaatgtgtgtgttatcTCTACTGAAATGTCAGGGGATAGGGGCATTGCTGCTCCTATCACAAAAGCAACAAGCAGTCTTGTTAGTCTCAAAGCTAACAAATATATCATGATATATATAAAGCACAAGCTTTTCTGGGCTTGAGTCTACTTCATCCATAACACATGTGTTAGTTTTTAAGTTAAGTTACAAGACCTTATGGTTTTTGCTACAACATACTAACATCACTACCCTTGTGGGGGCTGATAGAATGTCAGTTTGAGGCAGATTTAAACCAGAGATGGCAAAcggttggccctccagatgttcagctcccatcagcctcaacagcacgaccaatggtcaaggattacggcagctgtagtctaaaaacatctggagggacactacAGAGTTCTCAACCCTGCTTTAGGCTGAGACACCATGCCTCTATTTTTCCTGAAACTGCTCAGTTCTACATGTTATAATTGGATCTGTGCAACTTCACTTGCTGTTAGTACATGGGGATTTGTCCAAGGCACCAAGCATGTTTGCATTCTCCAGTTCTTTAGGCTACTGCTTCTCCCAGAACTCCTTGAACATGATttcctttttaaacaacaacaaaggggcaTATTGAGCCTAAGAGAATCCCCACTGAACTTGAAATCACCTTCCTAGAATGTTATGGGAACAGCCCAAGATGCATGATTGAATCAAGGGTTTGCATTTGATGCCGCAAGAATTGTGATCTATGCAAAGTGCAGACCAGCTAAGACCACCATCTTTATGCACCCTCAATTAGAGATTTGTTTCTGAGAAAAATCAGGTTTGTTTCTGAGAACAATATGCATGGGATTGGGTTACAAGTATTGTATTCTTTTTTTCAAGGACTTCCTATCACTGGATTTCCCTCCTTCCATTGTTCCATTTGTTCATGTTCTCAGTAGTTTAAAAGTTTTGTCCATGTTGCGGATGCAGCTTGAGAAGAAGAGGTGGTGTGGGGAAACTGTCTTTAGAGTTAACGGTCTAGAAGGAAAACATAAATAAGAAAGCagatttttatttcttatataagCACAAAGTAACATGgatcttagggacgcgggtggcgctgtgggttaaaccacagagcctaggacttgccgatcagaaggtcggaggtttgaatccccgcgacggggtgagtgcctgttgcttggtccctgctcctgccaaactagcagtttgaaagcacatcaaagtgcaagtagataaataggtactgctccggcaggaagataaacagcgtttccgtgtgctgctctggttcgccagaagcggcttagtcatgctggccacatgacccggaagctgtacgccggctccctcagccaataaagcgagatgagtgccgcaaccccagagtcggccacgactggacctaatggtcaggggtccctttacctttacctaacatggATCTTGCCTGCCTTTGACGATGCATGCCTTTGGACTGGCATCCTGAACAAAAGCTTTTAGCTTTTCCTATATCCTATTAAGTTTATTTTGTTTACCCCTttaagtttcttcttcttcttcttcgtgttGTAACAGTTTTTGTAAGCTTTGAAAATCAGTAAAACATAATTAGAAAAGAAGTGATGGGAAGTGGTGAATAGTGGAAGAAAGAGTGGCAGTCCTACTGGGGCAGGATGAAGAGCAGGTTGGAGGGACAGTCTGTTGAAATACCACAAGCACATGATGTTTGTTAAATGGATAGtttatgtcctcttttttgcctCTTTACCCTCAGCATCGCGTTGACGCTGCAAGACTTCTAGCCACCATAGGGCTCGAAATCATCCAAGAAGAAGGCTTGGAGGAGGAAGTGTTCAATGTGCTTCTGGAGAAGTTATCTGAGGAACCTTTTCTGGTGATGTTGAACTTTTCAAAGCTGTCCCTTTGGTTTTTCAGTTTTGCGAACTAGTTCTGCCTTGCCTTTTAAAATACCCAAATTCTCTAGTTCTCCATCATGTCCTATTCCATTCAGATGCCATCTGCGCCTAAGCAACGGATGTCAAAAATGTACGCACCTCAGCTTATGTTTTTTAATCATATAGAAGCTAGTTTGAGGGCAAGTGCACCACACacaagtatttctcaagaaactacagaatacatatggattgtggctaacataaTGTGCACTCTGCTTCAAATACCAGTGGTGGGAGCGCACTGGGGTTGAAGTAAAcagcaatgtgtacacagcctgagttATCCACAGAATTCAAACTGAGAAACTATGATTAATGGTGTTGGTTCAAGGAAACAATAGGTATAAAAGCACAATTCCTAGATGCCAATATCAGGTTTGTGTCTCATCCTTCACCCAGGTTGTGAGGCAGGCTGTTGCCTCAACTGTTGAAGAACTGAACATAAAGAAGCGAGTCTGGGACATAGTGGAGAAGTAAGCTGCAAGATAAGGCAACGATTCAATGTATATTCCATTTTTTTCCTTCAGTGAGAGAGACCCTAAAGGTGGCTGCAACTTCCACACTTCTCAACTGCAGGGGTCAAACCGCAGAAAGTGCCACCTGGTGTGAGGCTGTGTTCACCCTGTAAAAgcacattttccccctcccaaaaaacccagGAACTGGctttttgttaagggttctgaaatTGTAGCTCTCCGTGTactaagctacagttcccaggattttggaaGGGGGTGCTTTAATTGTATTGTGTGTATGCAACCTGGGTGCAAAAGGAGCTATAGGGCTGCACCTGCCCACACACTTTACAGAACCCAGCATTTAAACCATAATTTCATGGACTAAAATCCACATTCTTAAGGCTCATGAAAGCTTGTATTGTCTTAAGCTGCATACAGAGGATTATTagagagttttaaaaaaaatattataacaaAGTTACTGCAAGACTTATACACCTTTAAAGGCAATTCCTAGTGGGAAGgagcagcggcagagcaagctgaGAGGGCGCCTGGGACAGCGcacatgccctgtgcccaggggcggggccagccgacTGCGGGGCGAGCCAAGCCGGGGCAGGACAGTCtgcggggcctctgaggagtctgcctgcttcctcccactcagccgccctacaactgagggggaggcagcgagtggactgtttggggcagcacggagcctgtggGCAGCCAAGCCACCGTGTTACTcacaggagagacgtgtggctcgggcgtgctgcaggaCCTGCgatgagtgccacccggcattttgtcacccccctcagtggtgacacccggtgtggcctgcccccaccacacaccccttcctctgcccctgggaaGGAGAGGTAGACGCTAAGAGACAGAGTGAGTCCCATTCAGAGTCAGAGGAGGAATTTCCCTGAAGGAGGAGAGGCATGGATTGTGCAGACCACTGGCTTTTCTGGGAAACAAAAATCCTTGGCTGAGCTGCTGGAGTAGGTCGCAAAGTGGCTTAAACAATATTGTAGAGCTGTCATTTCTTCagtacacacacattttttttaaaaaaaatcttgacCCACTGTGGTCTCTGCTCAAACTAGTTTAGCAGCTTTTTGTAGTGCTTTAATCTAGAAAAAAGGCAAAACTACCCTACTGAAGCATGATCTGAATATTGCAgcagcagatgatgatgatggtgatgatggtgatgatgatatttataccatgcccatccaactgggtttccccagccactctgggcagctcccaacagaatattaaaaacagaataaaacttcaaacattaaaaacttccctaaacagggctgctttcaggtgtcttctaaatgtcagatagatgtttattctcttgacatctgatgggatgtcacagggcgggtgccactaccgagaaggccttctgcctggttccatgtaactttgcttcttgcagtgagggaaccgccataaggccctcggagctagacctcagtgtctgggctgaacaaggggggtggagatgctccttcaggtatactgtccCAAGCTCCCTTTTGCATCTATTCATATGACTGAAAACCTCTTGTGCTAACCATGCATCACAGCAGACTCCTAGAGCACATTTATTAAACAGATAACGAGCAGGACTGGTCCTGAGGCTTGCTTGCACAGAACTGAAATGGTGGAGGGGAACCTCACAACCCGCCTACAGAAATCCCACCGCACCTGCCGAACTGCAGGAAGAGTGATGGCTACATTCAACTTCCTTTCAACCCATGACACATGAAATTTGGCAAGACATTGGTGTGAACCCGCACTCTAGTTACATAACATATTCCGGATTGGAGTCCCGTGGCTGCTTTTTCAGCTCAAACATGCTTTTAAGAAAataggtttacagtggtacctcaggttaagaac comes from Podarcis raffonei isolate rPodRaf1 chromosome 2, rPodRaf1.pri, whole genome shotgun sequence and encodes:
- the HEATR9 gene encoding protein HEATR9 isoform X2, with the translated sequence MWLCGGNAICLCNGTAAIHIPSIFSERMGEPPEQIPRVTYPCSPSEWRTFQPVVTFVQPRIVEQPDAASLKKQCPYRKKLEKQKKKALKKRSDFSLSKYVKLARIKEKENFSEKENLNPERLKALINYLDSPVELEQLYAAQALGQLGVPEESVTSALFKTFQECNSLPLQYEAARSLALLGCLDTSVVKMLIRHLKDASLNRREDTLSALKVSLQAWSMTPELEWYWIGARSSLIRNLRRLVNLQDPMDSVIFDAALCLGYLDKYNPIAQETMFMCLSQDDCQRKIQALAMLVKQMAIVDPVVIKTVIDQLQRSPLYKHRVDAARLLATIGLEIIQEEGLEEEVFNVLLEKLSEEPFLVVRQAVASTVEELNIKKRVWDIVEKQLRDDKDEIRKKAVIALGVLGIRNKNLFFAMLEMLELDTCEDVRIQVVRAFSTLGMDNMHVRKSLVKKAQTQGILARECSKALESLDKVSDAQKEYMLQSFKIY
- the HEATR9 gene encoding protein HEATR9 isoform X1, translating into MGGTKMLPENTCGVKVPQKLSWSSMIEIIQDNGTGKPVRSTLPRSSVHQIPRVTYPCSPSEWRTFQPVVTFVQPRIVEQPDAASLKKQCPYRKKLEKQKKKALKKRSDFSLSKYVKLARIKEKENFSEKENLNPERLKALINYLDSPVELEQLYAAQALGQLGVPEESVTSALFKTFQECNSLPLQYEAARSLALLGCLDTSVVKMLIRHLKDASLNRREDTLSALKVSLQAWSMTPELEWYWIGARSSLIRNLRRLVNLQDPMDSVIFDAALCLGYLDKYNPIAQETMFMCLSQDDCQRKIQALAMLVKQMAIVDPVVIKTVIDQLQRSPLYKHRVDAARLLATIGLEIIQEEGLEEEVFNVLLEKLSEEPFLVVRQAVASTVEELNIKKRVWDIVEKQLRDDKDEIRKKAVIALGVLGIRNKNLFFAMLEMLELDTCEDVRIQVVRAFSTLGMDNMHVRKSLVKKAQTQGILARECSKALESLDKVSDAQKEYMLQSFKIY
- the HEATR9 gene encoding protein HEATR9 isoform X4, coding for MGGTKMLPENTCGVKVPQKLSWSSMIEIIQDNEWRTFQPVVTFVQPRIVEQPDAASLKKQCPYRKKLEKQKKKALKKRSDFSLSKYVKLARIKEKENFSEKENLNPERLKALINYLDSPVELEQLYAAQALGQLGVPEESVTSALFKTFQECNSLPLQYEAARSLALLGCLDTSVVKMLIRHLKDASLNRREDTLSALKVSLQAWSMTPELEWYWIGARSSLIRNLRRLVNLQDPMDSVIFDAALCLGYLDKYNPIAQETMFMCLSQDDCQRKIQALAMLVKQMAIVDPVVIKTVIDQLQRSPLYKHRVDAARLLATIGLEIIQEEGLEEEVFNVLLEKLSEEPFLVVRQAVASTVEELNIKKRVWDIVEKQLRDDKDEIRKKAVIALGVLGIRNKNLFFAMLEMLELDTCEDVRIQVVRAFSTLGMDNMHVRKSLVKKAQTQGILARECSKALESLDKVSDAQKEYMLQSFKIY
- the HEATR9 gene encoding protein HEATR9 isoform X3 yields the protein MGGTKMLPENTCGVKVPQKLSWSSMIEIIQDNGTGKPVRSTLPRSSVHQIPRVTYPCSPSEWRTFQPVVTFVQPRIVEQPDAASLKKQCPYRKKLEKQKKKALKKRSDFSLSKYVKLARIKEKENFSEKENLNPERLKALINYLDSPVELEQLYAAQALGQLGVPEESVTSALFKTFQECNSLPLQYEAARSLALLGCLDTSVVKMLIRHLKDASLNRREDTLSALKVSLQAWSMTPELEWYWIGARSSLIRNLRRLVNLQDPMDSVIFDAALCLGYLDKYNPIAQETMFMCLSQDDCQRKIQALAMLVKQMAIVDPVVIKTVIDQLQRSPLYKHRVDAARLLATIGLEIIQEEGLEEEVFNVLLEKLSEEPFLLRDDKDEIRKKAVIALGVLGIRNKNLFFAMLEMLELDTCEDVRIQVVRAFSTLGMDNMHVRKSLVKKAQTQGILARECSKALESLDKVSDAQKEYMLQSFKIY